The following DNA comes from Acipenser ruthenus chromosome 58, fAciRut3.2 maternal haplotype, whole genome shotgun sequence.
cctccttttatgccaggtggctgagtaatcattgaataattaatttattgattgctcccacctgatgcaatcaacctgggcagggaggagaagtggttagggctctggactcttgaccagagggttatgggttcaatccccagtgggggacactgctgctgtactcttgagcaaggtactttacctagattgctccaataaaaacccaactgtataaatgggtaattgtatgtaaaaataatgtgatatgtgaaataatgtataatgtgatatcttgtaacaattgtaagtcgccctggataagggcatctgctaagaaataaataataataataataatttaactccatccctgccagtatttccaagggcagagtcCTGCTCTTCCACAGACTGGAAGAGAGGCTCCAAATTGAGATctgagggggggaggagggaggaatcCCTGCAGAGGTGCAGGGTTGATCAGCCAGAGTCTGTACAGGAGAGAGCGGCTGGGGTAATGTGTTGATCTGCCTGTTGAACCGGGTTTTCACACGGAGACAAGCAGTTTAAAATGACAGTGACTGTAAGCACACGGGCTGCGCTGGTGACACGCGCTGCGGTCGGTTTTCCGAAACTTCTTAATCTGGATGAACAGCGATCGGGATTTTGggatcttttttttccccccagaaaaTAATCACTGCTGGATTTATCCACATTACAAATAATTCCGATTCACGaaatctgtgtttaaaaagaaattgcattacaaaatccggatcactgttgATCCAGATTGAAAGTTTCGTCTCTTGGAGATGGTTGGAGAAAGGgatttaaggtttctctcctgtgtgaattcgctggtgtgaaacaagactGTGTTTTCTATCGAAacccttcccacagtcagagcagcggtacggtttctctcctgtgtgaactctcCGGTGTTCTTGCAAGCCTCCTAAATTattgaatctcttcccacagtcagagcagcgatacggtttctctcctgtgttatTTCGCCGGTGTATTTCAAGTTGGTCTGTTCTACTgaaacacttcccacagtcagagcagcaattcACTTTATCGTGAactcgctggtgtgctttcagggtgCCTGCGTGACTGAAACTCTTCGCACAGCGAGTGCAgggatacggtttctctcctgtgtgagttcgctggtgtcttttcaggtctCTTGACTTTCTGAAACTCTTCACACAGACAGTATCGTTTCCACCGCCCGCCCtcactttagctgctggactggaacctggaaaaaatgaacaggaaagaaagagtaactgcttgtaggcttcgggCAGGTGGCTAGACAGTGGAAAGGATTTAcaccaccttaaaaaaaaaaaaaaagattttaacaaACTTAAAATCTTTACTTTGTGTGTAAAAACAGTCAGtaaaagactgatgctggtgaaaccaaGCCCTGGGATCAAAACCTGCCTTCAAAAGtcctcctgtaatgtttcaggtctagtTCCTCCGAACACACAATACTATTATATCTTTTTCAATAGCAttaccctcccccctcccctctcctctctctcctactccccccacctccttgcgtgctgtcgggagagccttcctctccagcgccttgctctctcacgcagattctctccagcaccacgctacactcccgcaggcgcacaggctccagctcagggaggTTTGGTTTCAAGTCCTCCCATTCTTCCTTCCCTGCTTCCACATGCTCAAACTCTACTAACGGGGGCTCCCGTTTAATCGGGAtgatttccagcacctcttcttgtttcacaggatgGGGTTCTCCTGTCTGGGGGCTCTCCAGTTCAtggtgctcagctttaatctcagagacctctggctggctgctgtcacgttgcatctcacagagctcctgtttaatggggagggaagccagctcagagaactccactctaatggggacgaGTTCAAGAAattcctctttaatctggacagactcCATCTTCACGCTGTCCATGGCAGCGCACGGGAGTCTGTTTagcagctgaaaaacaaaaaaagcatatttatttatttaaattcagtgcTACTAAAGCCATCCAAGGGGGTTGATAATCTGGCTTCTACTATTGAAGGGGCAGAATTTGCATCTGCCTGACCTGTAGAGCCCGGTTTGAAGAACGACGTacgattttttctttctttacatgttttttttttttgtttttgttttttttaaaactgcgtCTCTGTCTGGGAACAGGCTTTCTAAAGACGCAGCGGCGAGCTAGAGAGTTTCCACACGAACAcgacaaaataaaactaaaaaatgaaGCGGCCGCACAAGCCTGTGTAGACTCAAAAATAGTCAAAAAAAACTTTCTGACGGGCTGGCAGCTGGAAATCACCTGTTTATTTctctaattaataataatcatcGTCATTTAAAAATGCGCGTCTCCTTCGGTCGCCCTCTCTTCTCACACACGGCGTCCGCGTGAGCTGTCGAAGCCGCGCCTCTCAGCTCGAGCTGCGCGGCTTTCTCTGGTTGCCAGGACgataggaaaatgatgtcacaagtgggcggagttagtaaacagtggcgccatttctggagcccgtagagcTGCGCTCGCAATGCTTTTAACGTATTCACGCTCGCCCTGGCAAAAATGTTTCTTcacataatcaagcattaatttgcataaataacagtcagtcactttatattaacgatatttgtattgttattaaaaaaaaaacaccggtATATGCTGGCGCCGCAACACAGCATCGCCGCATTGTATTCAGTACTAAGTGGGCTCCagaaatggcgcctgtaattgtcctatccttctttatatattattattattatttatttatttagcagacgcctttatccaaggcgacttacagagactagggtgtgtgaaccttgcatcagctgcagagtcacttacaactgcgtctcacccgaaagacggagcacaaggaggttaagtgacttgctcagggtcacacaatgagtcagtggctgaggtgggatttgaaccggggacctcctggttacaagcccttttctttaaccactggaccacacagcctccttatatagTCCGAGGCCAtagggtgtgttcacggagacgATTCTGCGCAGAACGATCTCTCTGAACGCAGCCACACGCTTCAGCGGCTGCACAGACCGCGCAGATTCTGAGAGGtgctgcgctggagcagccgcggtCGCATAGCAACAGAGGAGCGCTGACAGACAGAGAGGCGGGGCGGGCAAGCATGTGACGTCATTGGGAAACCTGGTACTGCCACCTAGCAAAAGATTGGCTGACTGtaatgaatctctctctctctctctctctctctctctctctctctctctctctctgtctctctctctctctgtctctctctctctctcctctctctctcctctctctctctctctctcatatttaaACAGCAGAAGAAAATCAAATAATTACTAAAAAGGAAAATCTTTAAACTGACAAATAAAGATGTTGTTGATATATGAAAAAGACCCCCCCCCATCACAAGGGAAATATACGAGCCAGTGCCCCCCCTCTAACTTCTCTGTATTTTAcacttctctctcccctccccctctctctaactCCCCTATGAAAAATGTCTTTCCTCCTCCTCCACattccctcctctcccctccccctctttctGCTCTCCTCATATGCTTTCAacgacctctctgtgctttacaatgctcccctatgctttaccagacctctctgtgctttacaatgcttccctatgctttaccagacctctctgtgctttacaatgcttccctgtgctttaccagacctctctgtgctttacaatgcttccctatgctttaccagacctctctgtgctttacaatgcttccctatgctttaccagacctctctgtgctttacaatgcttccctgtgctttaccagacctctctgtgctttacaatgcttccctatgctttaccagacctctctgtgctttacaatgcttccctatgctttaccagacctctctgtgctatacaatgcttccctatgctttaccagacctctctgtgctttacaatgcttccctatgctttaccagacctctctgtgctttacaatgtttccctgtgctttaccagacctctctgtgctttacaatgcttccctgtgctttaccagacctctctttgctttacaatgcttccctatgctttaccagacctctctgtgctttacaatgcttccctatgctttaccagacctctctgtgctttacaatgcttccctatgctttaccagacctctctgtgctttacaatgcttccctatgctttaactgacctctctgtgctttacaatgcttccctatgctttaccagacctctctgtgctttacaatgcttccctatgctttaccagacctctctgcgctttacaatgcttccctatgctttaccagacctctctgcgctttacaatgcttccatatgctttaccagacctctctgtgctttacaatgcttccctatgctttaccagacctctctgtgctttacaatgcttccctatgctttaccagacctctctgtgctttacaatgcttccctatgctttaccagacctctctgtgctttacaatgcttccctatgctttaccagacctctctgtgctttacaatgcttccctatgctttgccagacctctctgtgctttacaatgcttccctatgctttaccacacctctctgtgctttacaatgcttctctatgctttaccagacctctctgtgctttacaatgcttccctatgctttacaagacctctctgtgctttacaatgcttccctatgctttaccagacctctctgtgctttacaatgcttccctatgctttaccagacctctctgtgctttacaatgcttccctatgctttaccacacctctctgtgctttacaatgcttccctatgctttaccagacctctctgtgctttacaatgcttccctatgctttaccagacctctctgtgctttacaatgcttccctatgctttaccagacctctctgtgctttacaatgcttccctatgctttaccagacctctctgtgctttacaatgcttccctatgctttaccagacctctctgtgctttacaatgcttccctatgctttaccacacctctctgtgctttacaatgcttccctatgctttaccagacctctctgtgctttacaatgcttccctatgctttaccagacctctctgtgctttacaatgcttccctatgctttaccagacctctctgtgctttacaatgcttccctatgctttaccagacctctctgtgctttacaatgcttccctatgctgtaccattctttatctgctgtgcttttacggtgggacacttttataagggttagtttaccgtAGTTTGTTTAGCATGGTTAGTTTTTAATacgcttcaccatacctctctgtctATATATAAATGATATGCACCGCCGCTAACGTCATTAAATCGTAATTACAATGTGTAACGTTTTATAATTTGTACGTTTGTTACTTTTAAGAAGGCTGTTGCATTATCAAGAAACCCTCCCACCACGAAAAtgttattaattaattgaccGTGCACATTGATTGGCGGTGGTTTTAATGTTGGGTAAACATCCTCCGTTGAAACTAATGTAATCTAATTTACCGGCGCTTTGTGTTCAATTGTATCATATAACACTTAGCCTACGTTAAAATATCGGATTTCTTACCAGTAGATAGGAGATCGATGTGATGATCCTCTCTTTAATACTGTGGTCGTCTCAGCGCCGTCATATTTTAGAAGTTTTTATACCCAAACTCGGCAAATAATAGATATGATTGTCTAGCATGAAGCTATACCCTGATGGGCAAAAAAATCAAAACGAAATGACCCCAGAATCTAACCAAACAATCCGTTAAAATCATTATGAAGACAGCAGAGAGAGAAATCTACTGTCATAACACGGGGAGAGTGACAGGGACTTTAGCCAATCAAACGTCCGGTTACCCGACAATGTAGCCAATCACCGATAAGGATTATAATCCCAACCCTCCTACTTCCTGTCTACTTCTACCAAAT
Coding sequences within:
- the LOC117967213 gene encoding zinc finger protein 391-like; translation: MDSVKMESVQIKEEFLELVPIRVEFSELASLPIKQELCEMQRDSSQPEVSEIKAEHHELESPQTGEPHPVKQEEVLEIIPIKREPPLVEFEHVEAGKEEWEDLKPNLPELEPVRLRECSVVLERICVREQGAGEEGSPDSTQGGSSPAAKVRAGGGNDTVCVKSFRKSRDLKRHQRTHTGEKPYPCTRCAKSFSHAGTLKAHQRVHDKVNCCSDCGKCFSRTDQLEIHRRNNTGEKPYRCSDCGKRFNNLGGLQEHRRVHTGEKPYRCSDCGKGFDRKHSLVSHQRIHTGEKP